The Chitinibacter bivalviorum genomic interval TGGTAACTTTTCAATGACCAGTGCACGCCAACTGGCAAACTAAACTTGCCGATCAGCCAAGGCAAAAATGCATTTTCAACACCAAATAGCTTTAAATCTTTTCTTTTAAGACATAAATTAGCCAATACCCGCCCAGTACCAGCACCGACATCTAGAAAACGAGCGTTTTCAGGTATTAACTCATTTAATGCGGCCAAGGCTTGTGACTCACTTAGAAATAATGGCACGCGAGAAGAAGCGACTTGACCGAAAAGTAACCAGGTAATCACAAATGCAATTAAATACACATAGCTCGGTAATTCAAGCGACAGCGCCACAATAACGATGGGCAAAAACAAGCCATGAATGAAAACCCACCAAGGTTCATCGTGTAAAAATTTGGCAAATATTGCGCTTAAAATACTAACTGATAGTAAGCCGGCAGGAATAGTAACCGCATGCACTAGCCAGCCGAAAAAAAATAGCGTACCAAGACTTTGGATCAATACAAAACGAAGCCATGGCTTGATTTTTAAAATCATTTTTCAGCAGCAGGTGCGTTGGCTTCAGCAGGAGCATCTTGCTGCTCCCCTGCCTGACTGCGAATATCAGACTCAGCTTCCTTATTAAGAACGACAATACTAATGCGCCGATTAATCGGGTTGTAGATGTTATTTTTATCTAGTGGCACAACATCACCAAAACCATTTACCCGCAGTATTTTAGTCTGCTCTAGTCCGCCTAGAATTAACTCGCGTCGAGAAGCGTTTGCCCGCTCAGATGAAAGCTCCCAATTCGTAAATCCGGCGGCCCCACCAGCAAATTTACTGGCATCTGTATGCCCCGATAAAGAAACGGCATTTGGAACTTCATTCAGCAATTGCGCAATTTCTTGCAAAATTTCGTGCGCAAAAGATTCTAATTCTGAGCTCCCCGATTTGAACATAGGACGGTTTTGTTCATCTACGATTTGAATTCGCAGACCTTCGGCAACCATATCTAATTTCAATTGGTTTTTGTATTGAGCAAGTTTTGAGTTTTCCTTAATTTTATTATCCATTAAGGCTTCAAACTTTTGCTTGAGCGCAGAGAGACGACGCTTATCTTTTGCCGCTTCTGTTTGGCTGGGTGGATCACCCTTTTTTACTTGACCTGCTTGCTTGGTTAGATCGTTACCACCACCTTGGATAACCGTATCAGACTCCCCCGCTCCTGAGCCACCTGCATTAGCAATCTTGACGGGATTCGAAAAGTAATCTGAAACCCCTTTCAAATTACCTTTTGATACAGACCCCAAAAGCCACATCAACAAAAAAAAGGCCATCATCGCAGTCACGAAGTCTGCATAGGCAATCTTCCAGGCACCGCCATGATGACCGTGGCCACCCTTTTTGATTTTTTTAACGACTATCGGCCGTTGGGAATCATCACTCATGGTAAATCCAACAGTTAGGATTAATGACTATTACTTACTTTTGGCGTTCTTAACAAATTCTTCCAATTCTTTGAACGAAGGGCGCTCAGTGGAACTAAGTGCTTTACGTCCAAACTCAACTGCAACTTGTGGAGCATATCCGTTCAAACTAGCCAATAAAGTGACCTTAATGGTCTGAAGGACTTGATGCATTTCTGCATTCTTAGTTTCTAATACGGTCGCCAATGGACCGACAAACCCATAAGCCAGCCAAATACCCATAAATGTACCAACCAATGCAGCACCGATAAGCTTGCCCAGCTCAGAAGGCGGCAAATGCAATGAGCCCATTACGTGAACCACGCCCATTACCGCAGCCACAATACCAAAAGCAGGTAAACCATCCGCAAGTTTTGCCATCGCCGATGCAGGGCCCTCTGCTTCATGATGATGGGTATCAATCTCAACATCCATCAGATTTTCAATTTCGAATGGATTTAAATTACCCCCGACCATTAAACGCAGATAATCGCAGATAAATTCTGTGACATGATGATCATGAGAAATTTTGGCGTATTTTGAGAAAATCGGACTGGCATGTGGATCTTCTACATCTCCCTCGATGGACATCAGACCTTCTTTTCTCACCTTAGCCAATAATTCGAACAAGCAAGCAAACAGATCCATATAGAAGGCCTTCCCATAGGGAGAACCTTTGAAAATGCTAGGCAACGCCTTTACAAAGGCCTTCATGCCTTTTCCGCCCTGCGCAGCAATCATCCCACCAATTGCACCACCGAAAATAATAATAATTTCCGAAGGCTGCCAAAGTACACCCAGATGACCACCGTGCGACGCATATGCCCCCAAAATACAAGCGCACATGAAGATATAGCCGATAATTACGAACATCAGTCCGCACCTTATTCAAGTTTTAAGAGTAGTATCAACGTGATCCGCACTTAGTCATATTAGTGGCGGATAAAAGTACAAACAACATAAAATTGATCAGAATAAAGTTGTTTGCATTAAAGCTGCACGCACAGGCGCAAATGTCTTGCGATGACATGGACTTGCACCATACTGTTTTAGTTGTTTCAGATGTAGTGCCGTACCATAGCCTTTATGCAAGGCAAAACCATATTCAGGATATAACTGATCTAACTCCATCGCCTCCGCGTCTTTCGCTACTTTAGCTAAGACAGAGGCCGCCGATATTTGCAAAACCTTGGCATCACCTTTGACAATACATTCGGCAGGAATAGTCAACTCTGGCACACGATTTCCATCAATCAATGCCTGTTCAGCAGGAGTGCTAAGTCCTTGAATGGCTCGCTGCATGGCCAACATAGTCGCTTGCAATATATTTATACTGTCGATTTCATCTACAGTAGCGCTGGCTACGCACCAACTAATCGCATTCAGTTTAATGACTTCAGCTAAGAATTCGCGTTTTTTAGGCGATAGCTTTTTTGAGTCTGTTAAACCTTCACAAACCCAGTTTTCAGGCAAAATAACAGCGGCAGCAAATACACTACCAGCCAATGGACCTCTGCCCGCTTCATCTACACCACAAATTAACATCTTGATTTACTAGCCAACATTTTTTGAATCGCTTGGGCAGCAACAATCGATGCCGAACAGCGCATTTGCAAATGCATTTCTGTGAATTTATCTGCAATTTTCAAACGAATACTTTTATCCTCAAGATAATTTGCAATAGCTAGGGTCAAGTTTTCTTTTTTTGCTTCATGTTGTAAAAACTCAGGAACCAAAAAACGATCACTAATAATGTTAGGCAAGCTAACGAACGGCAGTAGATACTTTGATTTCACAATCCGATAAGTAAGGTTTGAAACACGATAAGCTACCACTGTTGGACGCTTAGCTAACATAGATTCAAGTGCTGCAGTACCGGAAGCTAATAAGACAACATCGGCAGCAGACATCGCCTCATGAGAATGTCCAAACATCAATCGCCAGTTCAAATTTTGAGCGCCACGTAGCCACATTTCCCTTTCAAATAGCAAACGAGTTTCACGAGTCACAAAGGGAACTAAAATCAATAACTTCGGATAACGCTCCGACAACTCAACTACTGTTTCGATAAACAAAGGAGCTAGCGCGGTAACTTCCCTCTGTCTGCTACCTGGCAGCAAAGCCAGAACCTGCGTATGCGGCGGAATATTCAATAATTCACGGTATGCTTCAGCCTTAACATCTATTGGCATTTGATCCGCTAAAGGATGTCCGACATAGGTTGCGGGGATTTCTGCCTGCTCGTATATTTTTTTCTCAAAAGGAAGTAGCAGTAATATATGATTTACGGCTTTTTTGATCTTCTTGATGCGTTCAGGTCGCCACGCCCAAATCGAAGGGCTGACATAATGAACTGTTGGAATACCTAAACGTTTGACTCTAGCTGCCAATCCCAGATTAAAGTCGGGGGCATCAATTCCTATGAATAAATCAGGTCTAGATTTTTGGCAGCTTTGAATCAATCGCTTGCGTAATGCGAGTAATTTTGGCAAGTGTTTTAGAACTTCCACAATGCCACCTACGGAGAGAGTCTCCATTGGCTCAATAGATGTTGCACCAGCAGCAAGCATTTTCGGGCCTGCTACTCCGACAAATTCAGCATTCGGGAATATTTTAAGTAGTTCAACAATCAACCCAGAGCCCAGAATATCTCCCGAAGCTTCACCAGCTACAATAGCTATTTTAGGCCATGCATGTGGGGTAAAATTAAATTCAGACATGACTAATTAGCGCACAATACCGCGGGTTGATTGCTCAAAAAACCTTATAAAAGTATCTAGAGCCTGCTCATGTTTTGCCAAAGCTTGAATTTGACTCACTGCCTCGTCATATGCCAATCC includes:
- a CDS encoding class I SAM-dependent methyltransferase → MILKIKPWLRFVLIQSLGTLFFFGWLVHAVTIPAGLLSVSILSAIFAKFLHDEPWWVFIHGLFLPIVIVALSLELPSYVYLIAFVITWLLFGQVASSRVPLFLSESQALAALNELIPENARFLDVGAGTGRVLANLCLKRKDLKLFGVENAFLPWLIGKFSLPVGVHWSLKSYQAIDFSDFDCIYAYLSPAAMPELWRKAQQEMKPGALLISNSFEIQNHLPVQTVELDDWKNGKLLIWQM
- the rnhB gene encoding ribonuclease HII; translated protein: MKMLICGVDEAGRGPLAGSVFAAAVILPENWVCEGLTDSKKLSPKKREFLAEVIKLNAISWCVASATVDEIDSINILQATMLAMQRAIQGLSTPAEQALIDGNRVPELTIPAECIVKGDAKVLQISAASVLAKVAKDAEAMELDQLYPEYGFALHKGYGTALHLKQLKQYGASPCHRKTFAPVRAALMQTTLF
- the lpxB gene encoding lipid-A-disaccharide synthase, whose translation is MSEFNFTPHAWPKIAIVAGEASGDILGSGLIVELLKIFPNAEFVGVAGPKMLAAGATSIEPMETLSVGGIVEVLKHLPKLLALRKRLIQSCQKSRPDLFIGIDAPDFNLGLAARVKRLGIPTVHYVSPSIWAWRPERIKKIKKAVNHILLLLPFEKKIYEQAEIPATYVGHPLADQMPIDVKAEAYRELLNIPPHTQVLALLPGSRQREVTALAPLFIETVVELSERYPKLLILVPFVTRETRLLFEREMWLRGAQNLNWRLMFGHSHEAMSAADVVLLASGTAALESMLAKRPTVVAYRVSNLTYRIVKSKYLLPFVSLPNIISDRFLVPEFLQHEAKKENLTLAIANYLEDKSIRLKIADKFTEMHLQMRCSASIVAAQAIQKMLASKSRC
- the motA gene encoding flagellar motor stator protein MotA, which produces MFVIIGYIFMCACILGAYASHGGHLGVLWQPSEIIIIFGGAIGGMIAAQGGKGMKAFVKALPSIFKGSPYGKAFYMDLFACLFELLAKVRKEGLMSIEGDVEDPHASPIFSKYAKISHDHHVTEFICDYLRLMVGGNLNPFEIENLMDVEIDTHHHEAEGPASAMAKLADGLPAFGIVAAVMGVVHVMGSLHLPPSELGKLIGAALVGTFMGIWLAYGFVGPLATVLETKNAEMHQVLQTIKVTLLASLNGYAPQVAVEFGRKALSSTERPSFKELEEFVKNAKSK
- the motB gene encoding flagellar motor protein MotB, with amino-acid sequence MSDDSQRPIVVKKIKKGGHGHHGGAWKIAYADFVTAMMAFFLLMWLLGSVSKGNLKGVSDYFSNPVKIANAGGSGAGESDTVIQGGGNDLTKQAGQVKKGDPPSQTEAAKDKRRLSALKQKFEALMDNKIKENSKLAQYKNQLKLDMVAEGLRIQIVDEQNRPMFKSGSSELESFAHEILQEIAQLLNEVPNAVSLSGHTDASKFAGGAAGFTNWELSSERANASRRELILGGLEQTKILRVNGFGDVVPLDKNNIYNPINRRISIVVLNKEAESDIRSQAGEQQDAPAEANAPAAEK